Proteins encoded within one genomic window of Amorphoplanes friuliensis DSM 7358:
- a CDS encoding TetR/AcrR family transcriptional regulator — translation MARPRHTLLSRERIVDAAAALVDAEGLDAVSVRRLATELGVAGPSLYNHFATKAEILDAVADAVVAQVDVSYFGTHDWSEALRLWAHSYHAVLSAHPNIVPVLAHGPGRRPAALAMADTVYGGLIAAGWPPARATHIGALMRYLVTGAALGSFALGFDEDPGLYAERYPHLRDAHLLAEHRRSVDEGAFALGLETVLAGLEVKKAGLDQLKGSLT, via the coding sequence ATGGCCCGGCCCCGGCACACGCTGCTCAGCCGCGAGCGGATCGTCGACGCGGCCGCCGCCCTGGTCGACGCCGAAGGCCTCGACGCCGTCTCGGTCCGCCGGCTCGCCACCGAGCTGGGTGTTGCCGGCCCGTCGCTCTACAACCACTTCGCGACCAAAGCCGAGATCCTGGACGCGGTCGCCGACGCCGTGGTCGCCCAGGTCGACGTCTCCTACTTCGGCACCCACGACTGGTCCGAAGCGCTGCGGCTGTGGGCGCACTCGTACCACGCGGTGCTGTCCGCGCACCCCAACATCGTTCCCGTCCTCGCCCACGGCCCCGGCCGCCGGCCCGCCGCGCTGGCCATGGCCGACACCGTCTACGGCGGGCTGATCGCGGCCGGCTGGCCACCCGCCCGGGCCACCCACATCGGCGCCCTGATGCGCTATCTCGTGACGGGCGCTGCCCTCGGCTCTTTCGCCCTAGGCTTCGACGAGGACCCCGGGCTCTACGCCGAGCGCTACCCGCACCTGCGCGACGCCCACCTCCTGGCCGAGCACCGGCGCAGCGTCGACGAAGGGGCGTTTGCACTCGGCCTGGAAACCGTTCTTGCCGGCCTCGAGGTGAAAAAGGCCGGTCTGGATCAGCTGAAAGGGAGCCTGACATGA
- a CDS encoding acyl-CoA dehydrogenase family protein yields the protein MDFSLSDEERAVRETARTFITREVMPLEQEALRRERAHQPGLERSELRELQLKAKKFGFWGLSTPEQYGGMDLPAVLQSLIWTEVGRTFVQFKFGGEADNILYYANDAQKAEYLVPTIEGDRISCFAITEPGAGSDAANIKLSARQDGDDWILNGEKTFITNGNEADFVIVVAVTDKEKGVRGGGTTAFLVDREMGWRSEFIQTMGEGGPAALIFDNVRVPARNILGEIGQGFELGMKWIGKGRYLIPSNALGIAERALGMAIEYANTRETFGARIGTNQAIQWMIADSEVELEAARWLILKAAWTVDQGADPRHASSMAKLYGANMVNNVVDRVMQIHGGMGYTRELPIERWYRQVRLMRIYEGTDEMQRLIISRDLLRGFTKIGGHLA from the coding sequence GTGGACTTTTCACTCAGCGACGAGGAGAGGGCGGTTCGTGAGACCGCCCGGACATTCATCACCCGCGAGGTCATGCCTCTGGAGCAGGAGGCGCTGCGGCGCGAGCGGGCCCATCAGCCCGGTCTCGAGCGCAGCGAGCTGCGCGAGTTGCAGCTCAAGGCGAAGAAGTTCGGCTTCTGGGGCCTGTCGACACCCGAGCAGTACGGCGGCATGGACCTCCCGGCGGTCCTCCAGTCGCTGATCTGGACCGAGGTCGGCCGCACCTTCGTGCAGTTCAAGTTCGGTGGCGAGGCCGACAACATCCTGTATTACGCCAACGACGCGCAAAAAGCCGAATATCTGGTGCCCACGATCGAGGGCGACCGGATCTCCTGCTTCGCCATCACCGAGCCCGGCGCCGGGTCCGACGCGGCGAACATCAAGCTCAGCGCCCGTCAGGACGGCGACGACTGGATCCTCAACGGTGAGAAGACGTTCATCACGAACGGCAACGAGGCCGACTTCGTGATCGTCGTCGCCGTCACCGACAAGGAGAAAGGTGTCCGTGGCGGCGGGACGACCGCGTTCCTGGTCGACCGGGAGATGGGCTGGCGCTCCGAGTTCATCCAGACCATGGGCGAGGGCGGACCGGCCGCACTGATCTTCGACAACGTCCGGGTCCCGGCCCGCAACATCCTCGGCGAGATCGGCCAGGGCTTCGAGCTGGGCATGAAGTGGATCGGCAAGGGCCGCTACCTCATCCCGTCCAACGCTCTCGGCATCGCGGAGCGCGCGCTCGGCATGGCCATCGAGTACGCGAACACCCGCGAGACCTTCGGCGCCAGGATCGGCACCAACCAGGCCATCCAGTGGATGATCGCCGACTCCGAGGTGGAGCTGGAGGCGGCCCGCTGGCTCATCCTGAAGGCGGCGTGGACCGTGGACCAGGGCGCCGACCCGCGCCACGCGTCCTCCATGGCAAAGCTCTACGGCGCCAACATGGTCAACAACGTGGTCGACCGGGTCATGCAGATCCACGGCGGCATGGGTTACACCCGTGAGCTGCCGATCGAGCGCTGGTACCGCCAGGTCCGCCTGATGCGCATCTACGAGGGCACCGACGAGATGCAGCGCCTCATCATCTCCCGGGATCTGCTTCGGGGCTTCACCAAGATCGGAGGGCACCTGGCATGA
- a CDS encoding long-chain-fatty-acid--CoA ligase, with protein sequence MTMLSLAAVLAEGARRYPDKVAVVDGAARITYHELWEQSRSYAAGLRELGVGPGDTVAILIPNLADFPRAYYGALAVGAQLVPVHLLLTAEEMAYVLRDSRTDLLVAHSSQLKTAAAAAKLAGVKVASVGPMPPGIPDAPPRLEEAAAGVPPLPTYVSREAEDVAVIFYTSGTTGEPKGALLTHLNLVMNATVNVFDANEVNSSDVVMGCLPLFHTFGQTVGMNGTFRLGGTLVLLARFTGEAAIELMVREHVTVFHGVPTMYIGLLEAAAKADKLPELRICVSGGASLPVAVLERFSETFHSTVFEGYGLSETSPTATTNQPAFGTRAGTIGHPIWGVEVEIARAEIDDRIELLPAGELGEIVIRGHNVFAGYLNRPEETAQAVVDGWFRSGDLGTKDAEGFITIVDRKKDLVIRGGFNVYPREVEEVLARHPSVVQVAVIGVPDEVFGEEICAVVVADPAGITEDELIEWSKEQLGRHKYPRQVRFVDALPMGPSFKVLKRELRRTFGS encoded by the coding sequence ATGACCATGTTGTCGCTGGCGGCGGTGCTCGCCGAGGGTGCCCGTCGGTACCCGGACAAGGTCGCGGTGGTCGACGGCGCCGCCCGGATCACCTACCACGAGCTCTGGGAGCAGTCCCGGTCCTACGCCGCCGGCCTGCGTGAACTCGGCGTCGGCCCCGGCGACACCGTGGCGATCCTCATCCCGAACCTCGCCGATTTCCCCCGGGCCTACTACGGCGCGCTCGCCGTGGGCGCGCAGCTCGTCCCCGTCCATCTGCTGCTCACGGCCGAGGAGATGGCGTACGTGCTGCGGGACAGCCGCACCGATCTGCTGGTCGCGCACTCGAGCCAGCTGAAGACGGCGGCCGCGGCGGCAAAGCTCGCGGGTGTGAAGGTGGCGAGTGTCGGCCCGATGCCGCCCGGCATTCCCGACGCTCCGCCCCGGCTCGAGGAGGCTGCGGCCGGGGTGCCACCGCTGCCGACGTACGTGAGCCGCGAGGCCGAGGACGTCGCGGTGATCTTCTACACCAGTGGCACCACCGGTGAGCCCAAGGGCGCCCTGCTCACCCACCTCAACCTGGTCATGAACGCGACGGTGAACGTCTTCGACGCCAACGAGGTCAACTCGAGCGACGTGGTCATGGGTTGTCTGCCGCTGTTCCACACCTTCGGGCAGACCGTCGGCATGAACGGCACCTTCCGGCTCGGCGGCACACTGGTCCTGCTCGCGCGTTTCACCGGCGAGGCCGCGATCGAGCTGATGGTCCGCGAGCACGTCACCGTCTTCCACGGCGTGCCGACTATGTACATCGGCCTGCTCGAAGCCGCCGCCAAGGCCGACAAACTGCCCGAGCTGCGCATCTGCGTCTCGGGCGGAGCTTCACTGCCCGTCGCCGTTCTCGAGCGCTTCAGCGAGACCTTCCACTCCACGGTCTTCGAGGGTTACGGCCTCTCCGAGACCTCCCCCACCGCGACCACCAACCAACCCGCCTTCGGTACGCGCGCAGGCACGATCGGCCACCCGATCTGGGGTGTCGAGGTGGAGATCGCCCGGGCCGAGATCGACGACCGCATCGAGCTGCTGCCGGCCGGGGAGCTCGGTGAGATCGTCATCCGGGGCCACAACGTCTTCGCGGGCTACCTGAACAGGCCCGAGGAGACCGCGCAGGCGGTGGTCGACGGCTGGTTCCGCAGCGGTGACCTGGGCACCAAGGACGCCGAGGGTTTCATCACGATCGTCGACCGCAAGAAGGACCTGGTCATCCGGGGCGGCTTCAACGTCTACCCGCGGGAGGTCGAGGAAGTCCTGGCCCGGCACCCGTCCGTGGTGCAGGTCGCCGTGATCGGCGTGCCCGACGAAGTCTTTGGCGAGGAGATCTGTGCGGTGGTGGTGGCCGACCCCGCCGGCATCACCGAGGACGAGCTCATCGAGTGGTCGAAAGAGCAGCTCGGACGGCACAAGTACCCCCGGCAGGTCCGTTTTGTCGACGCGCTGCCGATGGGACCGAGCTTCAAGGTCCTCAAGCGGGAGCTACGGCGCACCTTCGGATCCTGA
- a CDS encoding (deoxy)nucleoside triphosphate pyrophosphohydrolase — protein sequence MPHEHHVNGRPSPRVIVAAVIVTDGRVLACERSSPPEVAGRWEFPGGKVEPGETDAQALARECAEELGVRVEVGDRVGPDVPLAHGRAVLRVFVVTLLNGDEPRALEHASMRWLTAGELDTVPWLPADKPIVAELPALLAPSGSEGAP from the coding sequence ATGCCCCATGAACACCACGTCAACGGCCGTCCGTCACCGAGAGTGATTGTCGCGGCAGTGATCGTGACCGATGGCCGGGTGCTCGCGTGTGAGCGCTCGTCGCCGCCGGAGGTGGCGGGGCGCTGGGAGTTCCCGGGCGGCAAGGTGGAGCCGGGGGAGACCGACGCTCAGGCGCTGGCCCGGGAGTGCGCCGAGGAGCTCGGCGTCCGCGTGGAGGTGGGCGACCGGGTGGGCCCGGACGTGCCTTTGGCGCACGGCCGCGCCGTCCTGCGCGTCTTTGTGGTGACGCTGCTGAACGGCGACGAGCCGCGCGCCCTCGAGCACGCGTCGATGCGGTGGCTCACCGCCGGCGAGCTGGACACCGTCCCGTGGCTGCCGGCGGACAAGCCGATTGTGGCGGAGCTTCCCGCCTTGCTCGCTCCCTCAGGATCCGAAGGTGCGCCGTAG
- a CDS encoding 4a-hydroxytetrahydrobiopterin dehydratase, protein MRGRKIRGTRPDYLSDALAVLGGWTQDGIQLKRVLACDDSQHAALTERIKVAADTLRLRPSIRRMDGHTQILLGASDGQAITDGEVTLAARIEDAYRTVVGPQ, encoded by the coding sequence ATGCGAGGCAGGAAAATCCGCGGTACCCGCCCTGACTATCTCAGCGACGCCCTGGCGGTTCTCGGCGGCTGGACCCAGGACGGGATCCAGCTCAAGCGTGTGCTCGCATGCGACGACAGTCAGCATGCCGCATTGACGGAGCGGATCAAGGTGGCGGCCGACACGCTGCGCCTCCGTCCCAGCATCCGGCGCATGGACGGTCACACCCAGATCCTGCTGGGCGCCTCCGACGGTCAGGCCATCACCGACGGTGAGGTCACCCTGGCGGCCCGGATCGAAGATGCGTACCGCACAGTGGTGGGCCCCCAGTAG
- a CDS encoding PH domain-containing protein: MTAPVYDSKGQLQQIESGLLEGETIIAVYDAVGAGTGFIGLTTRRVIIQDKSFAGKRVAITSIPYAKVSSVSVVSNKSWAGQFFSTGTIAITVGTHTYEVEFRGSEKTHHVHNVILHYAS, translated from the coding sequence ATGACGGCTCCGGTTTACGACAGCAAAGGCCAGCTCCAGCAGATCGAGAGCGGCCTGCTCGAGGGCGAGACCATCATCGCGGTGTACGACGCCGTCGGCGCCGGCACCGGATTCATCGGCCTGACCACCCGCCGAGTGATCATCCAGGACAAGTCCTTCGCGGGTAAGCGTGTCGCGATCACGAGCATTCCGTATGCCAAGGTCAGCAGTGTCAGCGTGGTCAGCAACAAGAGCTGGGCCGGTCAGTTCTTCTCGACCGGCACGATTGCGATCACTGTGGGTACGCATACCTACGAGGTGGAGTTCCGGGGCTCGGAGAAGACCCACCACGTGCACAACGTGATCCTCCACTACGCCTCCTAG
- a CDS encoding IS5/IS1182 family transposase, whose translation MTGDKAYSSRANREALRGKRIRATIPGPDDQIADRKRRGRRGGRPPAFDSVDYRRRNQVERGFNRRKHWRGPATRFDKLGINHQATLDLIELLDWLRAVSDGHDPRDRT comes from the coding sequence GTGACCGGTGACAAGGCGTACTCGTCACGAGCGAATCGCGAAGCCCTGCGCGGCAAGCGGATTCGCGCGACGATCCCCGGACCCGACGACCAGATCGCCGACCGGAAACGCCGCGGCCGCCGAGGCGGGCGCCCGCCCGCCTTCGACTCCGTCGACTACCGCCGCCGCAACCAGGTCGAACGCGGCTTCAACCGGCGCAAACACTGGCGCGGGCCGGCCACCAGGTTCGACAAACTCGGCATCAACCACCAAGCCACCCTCGACCTGATCGAACTACTGGACTGGCTACGCGCGGTTTCCGACGGACATGATCCGCGGGACAGAACCTAG
- a CDS encoding PQQ-dependent sugar dehydrogenase, which produces MPRLRYFAGASLLVAASLVATAAPAQAIVINPADYQQVTLAKGVAEVGEPMALAVLPDSSVLHTARNGTLRRTDKSGTTTLIGTLAVYNHDEEGLQGVGVDPGFATNRQIYLYYAPPLSTPAGDAPASGSDFSAWNGVNRLSRYTLNADFTLNTGSKVDVLDVPATRGLCCHVGGDIDFDAAGNLYLSTGDDSNPFDSAGYSPIDERTDRNPGYDAQRSAGNTNDLRGKVLRIKVNANGTYSVPSGNLFPAGTANTRPEIYAMGFRNPFRMSVDKKTGVVYLGDYGPDAGSTDQNRGPSGQVEFNRITSPGNYGWPYCTGNNTSTETYNEWNFASNSTGPKYDCAGGPTNNSFRNTGQTKLPPARPAWIRYAGDAGTPPEFGGGSESPMGGPVYNFDANLNSPTKFPAALDGNFFAGELGRGWIKPIKVGTNGAVGEISTFPWVGKQVMDMAFGPEGSLYVLDYGTGYFNGDVNSALYRFDYLAGSNRAPTAVASSNKTNGQAPLAVAFSSAGSSDPEGGALSYSWAFGDGTTSTAANPTKTYTANGTYNATLTVTDPAGLKGTANVTITVGNTAPTVTINSPFNGSLFSYGDTVPFSITVTDPEDSSINCADVKMTYVLGHDSHGHQITSKNGCTGSITIPVDGEHDSAANIFAVFDAEYTDAGGLTTHTQHTLQPRRRQAEHYKTSSGVDPISKTTAEGGRTVGNIDNGDWIAFEPYRLSNVTSFTARVSSGGAGGTLQVRMGSPTGTVLGSATVPVTGGWETFANVTGTVTGAPASTGQLYLTFSGATGSGALFDLDAFTLNTGTATAGTGPIVGLASKCLDVAAGATADGTKIQLYTCNSTTSQTWTVTANSTVKALGKCLDVAGGATVNGTKAQLYTCNGSAAQNWAANADGTLRNPQSSKCLDVSQNSSANGQQIHIWDCIAGAANQKWVLP; this is translated from the coding sequence ATGCCCAGACTTCGATATTTTGCGGGAGCATCGCTGCTGGTGGCGGCGAGCCTGGTCGCGACCGCCGCACCCGCGCAGGCCATTGTCATCAACCCCGCCGACTACCAGCAGGTCACGCTGGCCAAGGGTGTGGCCGAGGTCGGTGAGCCGATGGCGCTCGCGGTGCTGCCGGACTCGTCGGTGCTGCACACCGCCCGCAACGGCACGCTGCGGCGTACCGACAAGAGCGGTACGACCACGCTGATCGGCACGCTGGCGGTCTACAACCATGACGAAGAGGGGCTGCAGGGTGTCGGTGTCGACCCCGGCTTCGCCACCAACCGGCAGATCTACCTCTACTACGCGCCGCCGTTGAGCACGCCGGCCGGTGACGCGCCCGCGAGCGGCTCGGACTTCTCTGCCTGGAACGGCGTCAACCGCCTCTCGCGGTACACCCTGAACGCCGACTTCACGCTCAACACCGGCAGCAAGGTCGATGTCCTGGACGTGCCCGCGACCCGTGGCCTGTGCTGCCACGTCGGCGGCGACATCGACTTCGACGCGGCCGGCAACCTCTACCTCTCCACCGGCGACGACAGCAACCCGTTCGACTCCGCGGGGTACTCGCCGATCGACGAGCGCACCGACCGCAACCCCGGGTACGACGCCCAGCGCAGCGCCGGTAACACCAACGACCTGCGCGGCAAGGTGCTGCGGATCAAGGTGAACGCCAACGGGACCTACTCGGTCCCGTCCGGCAACCTCTTCCCGGCCGGTACGGCGAACACCCGTCCCGAGATCTATGCCATGGGCTTCCGGAACCCGTTCCGGATGAGCGTCGACAAGAAGACCGGTGTCGTCTACCTCGGCGACTACGGCCCGGATGCGGGCTCCACCGACCAGAACCGCGGTCCCAGCGGGCAGGTCGAGTTCAACCGCATCACCAGCCCGGGCAACTACGGCTGGCCGTACTGCACCGGCAACAACACCAGCACCGAGACGTACAACGAGTGGAACTTCGCCTCGAACTCGACCGGACCCAAGTACGACTGCGCCGGCGGGCCGACGAACAACTCGTTCCGCAACACCGGTCAGACCAAGCTCCCGCCGGCCCGTCCGGCCTGGATCCGGTACGCCGGAGACGCCGGCACCCCGCCCGAGTTCGGCGGCGGCTCCGAGTCACCCATGGGCGGCCCGGTCTACAACTTCGACGCGAACCTGAACTCCCCCACCAAGTTCCCCGCGGCCCTGGACGGCAACTTCTTCGCCGGTGAGCTGGGACGGGGCTGGATCAAGCCGATCAAGGTCGGCACGAACGGCGCGGTCGGCGAGATCTCGACCTTCCCGTGGGTCGGCAAGCAGGTCATGGACATGGCGTTCGGGCCGGAGGGCTCGCTCTACGTCCTCGACTACGGCACCGGTTACTTCAACGGCGACGTCAATTCGGCGCTGTACCGCTTCGACTACCTGGCCGGCTCGAACCGGGCGCCGACCGCGGTGGCGAGCTCGAACAAGACGAACGGTCAGGCCCCGCTGGCGGTCGCGTTCTCGTCGGCCGGCTCGTCCGATCCCGAGGGTGGCGCGCTGAGCTACTCGTGGGCTTTCGGTGACGGCACCACGTCGACGGCGGCCAACCCGACCAAGACGTACACCGCGAACGGGACCTACAACGCGACGCTGACGGTCACGGACCCCGCGGGTCTCAAGGGCACCGCGAACGTCACCATCACGGTCGGCAACACCGCGCCCACGGTGACGATCAACAGCCCGTTCAACGGCTCGCTCTTCTCGTACGGCGACACGGTGCCCTTCTCGATCACCGTGACCGACCCCGAGGACAGCTCGATCAACTGTGCCGACGTCAAGATGACCTACGTCCTGGGTCACGACAGCCACGGGCACCAGATCACCTCGAAGAACGGCTGCACCGGCTCGATCACCATCCCGGTCGACGGTGAGCACGACTCGGCGGCGAACATCTTCGCGGTCTTCGACGCCGAGTACACCGACGCGGGTGGCCTGACCACTCACACGCAGCACACGCTGCAGCCGCGGCGCCGGCAGGCCGAGCACTACAAGACCTCGTCCGGTGTCGACCCGATCAGCAAGACGACGGCCGAGGGTGGCCGGACGGTCGGCAACATCGACAACGGCGACTGGATCGCGTTCGAGCCGTACCGGCTGAGCAACGTCACGTCGTTCACCGCACGGGTCTCCTCCGGCGGCGCCGGCGGCACGTTGCAGGTCCGGATGGGTTCCCCGACCGGCACGGTCCTCGGCTCGGCCACGGTCCCGGTCACCGGCGGCTGGGAGACCTTCGCCAACGTCACCGGTACGGTCACCGGCGCTCCGGCGAGCACCGGCCAGCTGTACCTGACGTTCTCGGGTGCCACCGGCAGCGGCGCGCTGTTCGATCTGGACGCGTTCACGCTGAACACCGGCACCGCCACGGCCGGCACCGGCCCGATCGTCGGTCTGGCGAGCAAGTGCCTCGACGTGGCCGCCGGCGCGACCGCGGACGGCACGAAGATCCAGCTCTACACCTGCAACAGCACCACCTCGCAGACCTGGACGGTCACCGCGAACAGCACGGTCAAGGCGCTCGGCAAGTGCCTGGACGTGGCCGGTGGCGCCACCGTCAACGGCACCAAGGCGCAGCTCTACACCTGCAACGGCAGTGCCGCCCAGAACTGGGCCGCCAACGCCGACGGGACCCTGCGCAACCCGCAGTCGAGCAAGTGTCTCGACGTCAGTCAGAACAGTTCCGCCAACGGTCAGCAGATCCACATCTGGGACTGCATCGCCGGCGCGGCCAACCAGAAGTGGGTGCTGCCATGA
- a CDS encoding ThuA domain-containing protein produces the protein MIGQVLAALMLLPAPAVVADDPYDVLVFSRTAGFRHDAIAVGTQAIRDLGAANSFTVTATEDPAAFTTAGLAKYEAVVFLNTTGDVLDNTQQTAFEGYIRNGGGYVGVHAAADTEYDWPFYGNLVGAYFASHPAIQPATVVTEDRAHAATAHLPQRWNRTDEWYNYRTNARSTAHVLATLDESSYSGGGMGADHPHTWCKTYEGGRSFYTGGGHTQESYADPAFRAHLLGGIRYAAKASNADCRPETGYTPLYNGSTAGWSQAGPGSFTNSDATLTTVGGLGMLWYSAKQFTNYSLKLDWKLAGDDNSGVFIGFPPSTDPWSAVNNGYEIQIDATDAVDRTTGAVYTFKSADVAARDAALNPAGEWNTYELLVEGERLQVFLNGTKINDFTNTDPVRSLAGHIGLQNHGDGDDASFRNVRIKELGGTPPPVPGTGPIVGLANKCLDIANSSTADGTKIQLYTCNGTNAQKWTVTPNSTVKALNKCLDVAGAGTANGTKVQLYTCNGSGAQNWSAGTGQTLRNPASGKCLDVSQNSSANGQQIHIWDCIAGAANQKWVLPQS, from the coding sequence ATGATCGGCCAAGTACTAGCCGCCCTGATGCTGCTGCCGGCTCCGGCCGTGGTGGCCGACGACCCGTACGACGTGCTGGTCTTCTCCCGCACGGCCGGTTTCCGGCACGACGCGATCGCGGTCGGCACCCAGGCCATCCGTGACCTGGGCGCGGCCAACAGCTTCACGGTCACCGCGACCGAGGACCCGGCCGCCTTCACCACGGCCGGGCTGGCGAAGTACGAAGCCGTCGTGTTCCTCAACACGACCGGCGACGTGCTCGACAACACGCAGCAGACGGCGTTCGAGGGCTACATCCGCAACGGCGGCGGTTACGTGGGTGTCCACGCGGCCGCCGACACCGAGTACGACTGGCCCTTCTACGGCAATCTGGTCGGCGCCTACTTCGCGTCGCACCCGGCGATCCAGCCGGCCACGGTGGTGACCGAGGACCGCGCCCACGCTGCGACCGCACACCTGCCGCAGCGCTGGAACCGTACGGACGAGTGGTACAACTACCGCACGAACGCCCGGTCCACGGCCCACGTCCTGGCCACACTGGACGAGAGCTCGTACTCCGGTGGTGGCATGGGCGCCGACCACCCGCACACCTGGTGCAAGACGTACGAGGGCGGGCGCTCCTTCTACACCGGCGGCGGCCACACCCAGGAGTCGTACGCGGATCCGGCCTTCCGGGCCCACCTGCTCGGCGGCATCCGGTACGCGGCCAAGGCGTCCAACGCCGACTGCCGTCCGGAGACGGGTTACACGCCGCTCTACAACGGCTCGACGGCCGGCTGGTCGCAGGCCGGTCCGGGCAGCTTCACCAACTCCGACGCCACGCTGACCACGGTCGGTGGCTTGGGCATGCTCTGGTACAGCGCGAAGCAGTTCACCAACTACTCGCTGAAGCTGGACTGGAAGCTCGCCGGTGACGACAACTCGGGTGTCTTCATCGGATTCCCGCCGTCGACCGACCCGTGGTCGGCGGTCAACAACGGCTACGAGATCCAGATCGACGCGACGGACGCCGTCGACCGCACCACGGGCGCCGTCTACACGTTCAAGTCGGCGGACGTCGCCGCCCGCGACGCGGCGCTCAACCCGGCCGGTGAGTGGAACACTTACGAGCTGCTCGTCGAGGGTGAGCGCCTCCAGGTGTTCCTGAACGGCACGAAGATCAACGACTTCACCAACACCGACCCGGTCCGCTCGCTGGCCGGCCACATCGGGCTGCAGAACCACGGTGACGGCGATGACGCCTCGTTCCGCAACGTCCGGATCAAGGAGCTGGGTGGCACCCCGCCGCCGGTCCCCGGCACCGGACCGATCGTCGGCCTGGCGAACAAGTGCCTCGACATCGCCAACTCCAGCACGGCGGACGGCACGAAGATCCAGCTCTACACCTGCAACGGTACGAACGCCCAGAAGTGGACCGTCACGCCGAACAGCACGGTCAAGGCGCTGAACAAGTGCCTCGACGTCGCGGGTGCCGGCACCGCCAACGGCACGAAGGTGCAGCTCTACACGTGCAACGGCAGCGGGGCGCAGAACTGGTCGGCCGGAACCGGCCAGACCCTGCGCAACCCCGCGTCGGGCAAGTGCCTGGACGTGAGCCAGAACAGCTCGGCCAACGGTCAGCAGATCCACATCTGGGACTGCATCGCCGGTGCGGCCAACCAGAAGTGGGTCCTGCCGCAGTCCTAG
- a CDS encoding peptidase E: protein MTADEPTILATSAGFRRGRYGLFDMSPGPIHQFAAELSGAGDTAKICFLHQAIGDPMDYIGATYAAFAKTGYRASHLQLFPMPNHDDIRAHLLDQDVIWVNGGSVANLVAVWRVHGLEEILHEAWQAGVVLGGVSAGSICWHQGGSTDSFGLELRAFTEGLAWLPYSNGVHYDAEEQRRPMMHKLIGDGTLGDGYATDDGAGLVYRGTRLAEVVADKQGPQGYELKRAADGSVTETPLPTRVLDY from the coding sequence ATGACAGCCGACGAACCCACGATCCTCGCCACGAGCGCCGGATTCCGGCGCGGCCGCTACGGCCTCTTCGACATGAGCCCCGGGCCGATCCACCAGTTCGCCGCGGAGCTCTCCGGCGCGGGTGACACCGCCAAGATCTGCTTCCTGCACCAGGCGATCGGCGACCCGATGGACTACATCGGCGCCACCTACGCCGCGTTTGCCAAGACCGGCTATCGCGCCTCGCACCTGCAGCTCTTCCCGATGCCCAACCACGACGACATCCGGGCGCACCTGCTCGACCAGGACGTCATCTGGGTCAACGGCGGCAGCGTGGCCAACCTGGTGGCGGTCTGGCGGGTGCACGGGCTCGAGGAGATCCTGCACGAGGCCTGGCAGGCCGGTGTGGTGCTCGGCGGTGTCTCGGCCGGCTCGATCTGCTGGCATCAGGGTGGCAGCACCGACAGTTTCGGGCTGGAGCTGCGGGCCTTCACCGAAGGGCTGGCCTGGCTGCCGTACAGCAACGGCGTGCACTACGACGCCGAGGAGCAGCGGCGGCCGATGATGCACAAGCTGATCGGTGACGGCACGCTCGGCGACGGGTACGCGACCGACGACGGTGCCGGGCTCGTCTACCGCGGCACCCGGCTGGCCGAGGTGGTCGCCGACAAGCAGGGTCCGCAGGGCTACGAACTGAAGCGGGCAGCGGACGGCTCGGTGACCGAGACGCCGCTGCCCACCCGCGTGCTGGACTACTAG